The Phragmites australis chromosome 1, lpPhrAust1.1, whole genome shotgun sequence genomic interval ataataagaTCATACCAGTCACATCATTCTCTTCAAAAAATAAGTTAAACGTAGAATCAAATTCTATTATCGTGATGTGAATATGTTATTATAACAATCTATACGTGCACGCTACACAGAGTGGACGGGAGCTACCCCCACGGGTTTTAGGTTAGTGCCCAGATAACCTCTCGGAAATATATAAATCGTGTCTATGAAATTGTTATaaaaaatctcatcggattgataatatcaagccgattccgagtcattcacaatgcctcaattttcacTAGATCATTCATGTTAATCATGCATGAGGTTTTCTGAGAACTACGATAACATACACAACCTCGATATGTTGCTCTTCCAACCATGTAGCAGTGCGCGTTGTTAACCCTGATTGTGATTCCAAACGGTAGGGGCAAATTGCATGTGTGGCTAGGTGGAAGAGCAAACTAATCTTTTAGTCATATGGTTCTATCGATTCACACCTCATCCGATCCATATTATATCAAACCGCGCATCACCCGAttcatcacatgaaccgatcataaGAACAccaatagatccaatctattactataATATATCAACTATATGTGACTAATCCAGATAAAAAATTACGCATATAGGCTATGATATCACTATTGGGAAACGGATAGGTACGATAACACAATTTAAAATTTATCTACCATGTTCAACCAAGAAATCATGTGAGTAGAGAATCATGGATTGCTACTAATAGACAcgtagtgcagcggaagaagagtcgTGCATGTCCACGAGGAGAAAGTAGTCGATCTCGTCACGAACCAAGCATCTCCTCCTAGCATCCTTGTCGTCGATCAGTACCACATCAACGATAGCAGAGCCTCCACAATATCCACAAGTATAGGGATGGAACGTCGTACTCTGGTGTGCTGACACCGTGCCTAGCTAGGGTCTCATAGTGAGGTTGAAAGGAGGTGTCGACCAGGGTTTTAAGGTGGCGAAATCTATGCACTCACGGTTCTtacctcctcttatatagagtatgcTAATGggtctttaatcacattaaagttTATCATAACTCTAAACTCTAATAgatttttaatcatattaaatcttacTTACAGCTCCAATCTACATATGCGATAGTTTGAAACATATCAGTCTCATTGTGTTACGCCCCTGCTCTTATGTAGTTCATATCACACATCGGCGACATAGTCGCCAACATTAACACTGGCATGTAATGGCGTGAGATTAGGCATGTCAACAAGCTCATGTGCTCACATCCATGTTGCTATAGGTTGATGCAGAGACCGGAAATTGTactttcattattaaaaaatggTGGCATGTCTTTCTTTATCTCCCTACACTTTTAAGCCTCGAACAGAAGCAAAGGCGTCAAAATATTTAACCGAGCAATCTGTAGCCTTTTCACGTGATATCCCTTTACCCTTCTCCATATAAGCCATCCTCCACCCATATCCAGTCCTCAACTCATCACTTCGTCAGTTGCCCCTCGCTCTGTCTTGGACTCTTGTGGTTCTGCAAGCTGTAGAACAGAGCCCAGTCATGGCTCATGAGGTGCACTTATCTAAGCTTTTTTCCGATCACAATTTATCTGTTTTACGTTAACCTATCTCTGTCTGGGTTACAAATCGATCACAAGTTTTGTTGTTGGGAGAGATGACAGGAAGGCTGGCCTCTCGGACTGGGCGCCCTGAATGTACGAGCCCTAGTGCTCAGAGGTGTCGATCTGTCTGGCTCAGCGTCGTCCTTCAGCACGGCCTTCACCTCCTCTAACTGCGGTTCGTCCTTGCCTTCGACTGAATTCGACACAGAGGTCTGGCTCAAATCAAAGGCAGAGTTTATAGTAACACATCTCAACATGTAACGATCTTACGCTAATCATAACGTCTGTCGCAGTCGGCCTGGTCCTTGGCgcccggcggcggcagcggcagcatgACGCTGGCGAGTCTGATCGGCCTCGTGGACGCCATGGAGAGCCGGCGCCGCCCGAGCGCGAGGGCGAGCAGGAGCGGGAAGCTCAAGGCGCTGCTGCTCTCGCTCTGCCTCCAGAGCCACCTGGAGAATGGCAGCGCGGCGCCGTCGCTCGGCCACTTCCTCGAGATGGAGAGGAGAGACAGTGGTGGTAACAGACAAGTCCACGGGCTCTGAAGCTAATCTCTTCACTCCTACCATGCTTTGTGAATCGCAGTAGCAGGCTAGCAGGGGCGCGGGAATAAAGTTTTCCCTTAACATTTCCTTTTTTCCCTGATGAGAGTGGATTGATCTTCATCTTTAGCTGAAACCTCGGGGTGCTGCGGCATAAGTGAACTAGCGTTTCTTTATGCATTGAACGAACAGGTTACATTTGTAACAACTATACTATATCCGGTCTGTTTCGTTCGGAAATGAACACTATCTCACACACACTTTGACCGTTCCAAGGTACTCCGTATGTACTTAGTAACTATTCACGAAACACGTGAAATAGGACTGACAACAGGTTAAGGCCCCACAGGTTTTAAACTTGACAGGGGCGAATGCGAGTTCAAAATTAGCCCTGCAGGGGTTGCAGGTGAGAGATCCAATTAGTGTTTGGGTCGGGTGTGTAGGTAGCTTTTCACCCATGGACGTAGACGGGTGCCCGATAACGACGATCAAACCAGCCTAGTCACCCCACCTAACCCTAGCCTCGACGCCCCATGCCCCCATAGCCTACATCACCGCTCCCGCCCTCCTGTCGCATCGCCGCTCCCGCAACGCCGTCGTGTTGCCACCCACCACTCCGCTTGACAGAAGGGTCAtaatatgatcatgtaatttcaGGAGGGAGGAGAATGGCGAGTACCTACACAGAAAGGTAGAGGGGATCGTATGGTCTAGAGTTGACAATATGTAGCAACGTTGTGAGGAAGATCATGATAATGACCGCTTTGTGAGTTAATGAAAATAATTCTGGTATAGTACTTTGGTGTAAAGATAGCGCGACGGATATGACCTCAGTGGTAGATGACAATGGAGGTGATGTGCGGGTGGCAGTACACCCTCTCTAGAAAGCCAGCGCTGTAGACGAAGTGCGGGAGATGACACACCGTTTAGAGAAACCCGACGCTGTAGACAAAATACAGGAGACGGCACACCTTCTTGAGAAACCTGATAGTGAATGCATGGAAGACAAATATTGGACATTTATATATGAAAGACAAATAATTGgatattgaatgtatttttggaatgtatAGAAGACAAATAATGTGATATTAAATGTATCTTTGGAACGAGGAATGCGTCTAACTTTGCACGATGACTGTTTGATCAACTCGGATGGACGGTGAAGATCGATAAGGTTTGCCACAACTCATGTATTTATagagtatatatatagatatagattAACAAAAGCTAATGAAATTGTAATGATATAAAAGTACCTTTGTTCGTGAACCAAATGCAGTAATCTTCCTGTGAAATTTTCTCAGAAGGTAATCTTTATATGgtattttctcaaaaaaaataatCTTCAAGTGACTGATCTGAATAATTTATTTCTTAGTGATGATCGCTGTTCTAAAATTTGGTTGCACCCGTTATAGATTGTCATCCGTTTTAGATCAGTGGTGTTATTGATTTATTGAAAATCAAATATTTAGGATCTTATCTCAGGAAGaaggcaaaaatctaaaattaggcAACATACGCGatcgtatttgctaaaatagacaGCATGtcagcgtatttacaattttagtatccgtattcggcacaccgtgtaccgaatatggcactatagcccatattcggcacacggtgtgccgaaaatggcacTATAGCACCGTATTCGGTACacagtgtgccgaaaatggGACACAGTGCCATTTTGCACACCGTACCCCCTATGAACAGTACCGTGCATAAATAGTAACacagtgcgtttgaatttcattttcactctttttcaaaacggtggtcttttgttactccaaaaatattaaatctttttttatatactccataatccatgtgcaacccattttaattggattcactgaaaaatcctttgtatatttaaaactaaaattctccaaaaaagactacttttataacttgtaataattattagtgtctcaaataaattccaaaaaatctaggaaaattcactaatattcttattatgtgatggactaatttctaaaattattttcagccctagtttatatgatgaaaaaaatgagttcctttgtaatgcttcatttacatgaaatcatacaaatgcatataaatgaagcattacaaaggaactcactttttcatcatataaactagggctcaaaataattttagaaatcagACCAtaacataagaagaatattagtgaattgttctagatttttggaaatttatttgagacactaaaaattattacaagttataaaagtagtctttttttggagaattttagttttaaatatacaaaggatttttcgatgaatctaattaaaatgggttgcacatgaattatggaacacgtaaattttttttaacagttttggagtaacagaagatcaccgttttgaaaaagggggaaaacgaaattcaaaCCCATTGCTGTTACTTTTCATGCGTGGTACTGTTCATTTCCTGTTACTGTTTCATGCGCGATACTATTCATTTTCGGAGtatggtgtgccgaaaatggcactgtagcccattttcggcacaccatgtgccgaatacggtgctacaATGCTATTTTCGGCAtatcgtgtgtcgaatatggtgctacagtgccattttcgcacaccgtgtgtcgaatatggtgctacagtgccatattcggcacacggtgtgccgaatacagatgctaaaattataaatacactgacatgttgtctatttcagcaaatacgatcgcgtatattatctaattttgaatttttgtccAAGAAGAATACTATATTCTTTTAAGTATTCTATTGTCAAATACTGATTTAAAGACATCACTTTATACTAAGTCTCTACTGTATAAAACATGAGTTGATTTCCGTATCACCTTTTCCTTTGCTCTCCGCTCGTTTaataaatttttctaaaattcaaataatttacttacTTTTACCATCCACCTTCGTCCTCCAGCCTCACTACCTTATTACAGGCTATGGATATAAGACTCATTTtattaatgaaaataaataaaaaaattacgagagaaattagtagataatcttctctttatttttttaatcttatttgAAACCAAACTATAGCATCGCTCCTGACGTATTTGTTCAGTAATACTCTCATACCGCATCCACATCTTCACACCTAGGTTATGACGATCCATGTTACtatgtctaatatttatatttttattgtaacgTATAGATACTTAGCTATACATATATACTTTCCACTGCCCATGACTATTGGTTCGACCCCAAATCTTaatccaccaccatcaccatcgTGTAAACCTATAGTTTTCTCTTCAATGTTCTTCTCCTCCTCAACCATTGTGCTTGTTTGTCAGAGCTCAGGGTATTTGGTTGACATGTTGAATCATCTTGTTTCTAATTTAGGTAAAAAACAAAtgcttaaattattttattttggtCTATAACATTAAGTTGTGTAAGATTCTAGGAGCTAGAGCTCTTCGGAATAGATCAATTAGGCACTGTTTGGAGAACTTAACCTTCGGGTTTCATGTAGGATTTAAATATTGTAcgataaaataaagtggttgaaatttttgttttttaagtcCTAAACGAGAATAAGATGTTCCAAATAAATACCTTTAATTTGTCCCTCACTACATGAATTTCTAGAGTTGGAGTTCTGACAAACAAACTTGAATTCTTCCCCATAACGTATGCTTGATGCACACATGAGAATGTCCACCAA includes:
- the LOC133885649 gene encoding uncharacterized protein LOC133885649; amino-acid sequence: MLDEEGWPLGLGALNVRALVLRGVDLSGSASSFSTAFTSSNCGSSLPSTEFDTESAWSLAPGGGSGSMTLASLIGLVDAMESRRRPSARASRSGKLKALLLSLCLQSHLENGSAAPSLGHFLEMERRDSGGNRQVHGL